In Arcobacter ellisii, a genomic segment contains:
- a CDS encoding L,D-transpeptidase family protein: MLKFIMVFIIALNLYANDFVNLYRFKGISEVEKEIENSLKDINYWKSYLADKNVDLGYYEYKKYVIVAQKEQSELSLYEKIGYDYKLVLRNSVIVGESQGDKYLEGDKKTPEGAYELIEKKTEVDQFYGPFALVTSYPNSFDMSLDKKGSGIWIHGMPFQGDREKFTRGCIALDNQELENLEKNIDYKKTILLTSQNEFEKASKDDIALILSSIYKWKDAWKYSNIEEYLSFYSKEFKKSDKSNFAQFEDYKKQIFSKNEDKTITFKNIDIAPYPNSLNKKMYKVLMDEEYLSPSVKFYGKKELFLEVANNEVKILTED, encoded by the coding sequence TTGTTGAAATTTATAATGGTTTTTATTATTGCTTTGAACTTATATGCAAATGATTTTGTAAATTTGTATAGATTTAAAGGTATTAGTGAAGTAGAAAAAGAGATTGAAAATAGTTTAAAAGATATTAACTATTGGAAAAGTTATTTGGCAGATAAAAATGTTGATTTGGGATATTATGAATATAAAAAGTATGTAATTGTTGCTCAAAAAGAGCAATCAGAATTATCTTTATATGAAAAAATTGGTTATGATTATAAATTAGTTTTAAGAAATAGTGTAATTGTAGGAGAAAGCCAAGGTGATAAGTATCTTGAAGGTGATAAAAAGACTCCTGAAGGTGCATATGAATTAATTGAAAAAAAGACAGAAGTCGACCAGTTTTATGGTCCTTTTGCCTTAGTTACTTCTTATCCTAACTCTTTTGATATGAGTTTAGATAAAAAAGGTTCAGGTATTTGGATACATGGTATGCCTTTTCAAGGAGATAGAGAAAAATTTACAAGAGGATGTATTGCTTTAGATAATCAAGAGTTAGAAAATTTAGAAAAAAATATTGACTATAAAAAAACAATTTTATTAACAAGTCAAAATGAGTTTGAGAAAGCTTCTAAAGATGATATTGCATTGATTTTAAGTTCAATATATAAATGGAAAGATGCTTGGAAATATTCTAATATTGAAGAGTATTTATCATTTTATTCTAAAGAGTTTAAAAAATCAGATAAATCAAATTTTGCACAATTTGAGGATTATAAAAAGCAAATTTTTTCAAAAAATGAAGATAAAACTATAACTTTTAAAAATATTGATATTGCACCTTATCCAAACTCTTTAAATAAAAAAATGTATAAAGTTTTGATGGATGAAGAATATTTAAGTCCATCAGTGAAATTTTATGGGAAAAAAGAACTATTTTTAGAAGTAGCTAATAATGAAGTGAAAATTCTAACAGAGGATTAA
- a CDS encoding peptidoglycan DD-metalloendopeptidase family protein — translation MKKIILSTIIFFNFLYSAQVEELNWPRGESFLTFLDKYKISQKLYFDLEKEDKELCSEITADRTYYLYTEDDGSLNQVLIPVSEDIQLHVYKDSNNEYKFQTLPINYTEQTQTVAIQITESVSHDIQKATGDVTLAAVLKSLFQDSDVNFRKMQKGDFIALKYSQKSYLGKALGMPDLTAAMVQISGKPFYRFKNEKDDKYYDEKGVGFTKSYFFQMPVTYQRISSVFTNKRWHPVLKRFRAHLGTDFAAPTGRNIYAAADGRVEFMGVKGGYGNVIIINHGNGYKTLYAHQKNFAKGIRQGATVKKGTHIGYVGSTGLSSGPHLHLGLYRNGTAIDPMTVITKPKIEGLDGKDKATFLANTKNIIQKFDSEMQNENRTTPNKFERVSDRSDINIL, via the coding sequence ATGAAAAAAATTATTTTATCAACTATTATTTTTTTTAATTTTTTATACTCAGCACAAGTTGAAGAGTTAAATTGGCCAAGAGGAGAGAGTTTTTTAACTTTTTTAGATAAATACAAAATCTCTCAAAAATTATATTTTGATTTAGAAAAAGAAGATAAAGAATTATGTTCAGAAATTACAGCAGATAGAACTTATTATCTTTATACAGAAGATGATGGAAGTTTAAATCAAGTTTTAATTCCTGTATCAGAAGATATCCAACTTCATGTTTATAAAGATAGCAATAACGAATATAAATTTCAAACTTTACCTATAAATTATACTGAACAAACACAAACAGTTGCCATTCAAATTACAGAATCTGTATCTCACGATATTCAAAAAGCAACAGGAGATGTAACTCTTGCTGCTGTATTAAAATCACTTTTTCAAGATAGTGATGTTAACTTTAGAAAAATGCAAAAAGGTGATTTTATTGCCTTAAAATATTCTCAAAAATCTTATTTAGGTAAAGCTTTAGGTATGCCTGATTTAACTGCTGCAATGGTTCAAATTTCAGGAAAACCTTTTTACAGATTTAAAAATGAAAAAGATGATAAATATTATGATGAAAAAGGTGTTGGTTTCACAAAATCATATTTTTTCCAAATGCCAGTTACCTATCAAAGAATTTCAAGTGTCTTTACCAACAAACGTTGGCATCCAGTTCTTAAAAGATTTAGAGCTCATTTAGGAACAGATTTCGCTGCACCAACAGGAAGAAATATCTATGCAGCAGCAGATGGAAGAGTTGAATTTATGGGTGTAAAAGGTGGTTATGGTAATGTAATTATTATAAATCATGGAAATGGTTATAAAACTTTATATGCTCATCAAAAGAATTTTGCAAAAGGTATTAGACAAGGGGCAACTGTAAAAAAAGGAACTCATATTGGTTATGTTGGAAGTACAGGTCTTAGTTCAGGTCCTCACTTACACTTAGGTTTATATAGAAATGGAACGGCAATTGATCCAATGACAGTTATTACTAAACCAAAAATCGAAGGTCTTGATGGAAAAGATAAAGCAACTTTCTTAGCTAATACAAAAAACATCATACAAAAATTTGATTCTGAAATGCAAAATGAAAATAGAACAACTCCAAATAAATTTGAAAGAGTTAGTGATAGAAGTGATATAAATATATTATAA
- a CDS encoding MerR family transcriptional regulator codes for MALLNNDKNVLPLSSISELLNAKIRTLKMYEEKGLFPQENNKIKKLYSINDVKLIAFVHYLANIKKINANGIKYILEIINENMDEQNRNQFLEIIESKLEDVSENEIQDLESF; via the coding sequence ATGGCTTTATTAAATAATGATAAAAATGTTTTGCCTTTAAGTAGTATATCTGAATTACTAAACGCAAAAATAAGAACTCTTAAAATGTATGAAGAGAAGGGACTATTCCCTCAAGAAAACAATAAAATCAAAAAATTATATTCTATAAATGATGTAAAACTTATTGCATTTGTTCATTATTTAGCAAATATAAAAAAAATAAATGCAAATGGAATTAAATACATTTTAGAAATAATCAATGAAAATATGGATGAACAAAATAGAAATCAATTCCTAGAAATCATTGAATCTAAATTAGAAGACGTTTCAGAAAATGAAATTCAAGATTTAGAATCTTTCTAA
- the ectA gene encoding diaminobutyrate acetyltransferase, with protein sequence MNSSFLLRKPDKNDSKEIFQLIKSVGTLDLNSQYLYLLQTTHFQNTCSVAIYNEKIVGFVSGYIIPDDKETLFIWQVAISNEVRGQNLAMKIILDIFNKNNTSNNIKYILSTVSPSNKASQRVFEKIAIKLNTKIENKTLFSIDDFFDAHEEEIQYLIGPINN encoded by the coding sequence ATGAACTCCAGTTTTTTATTAAGGAAACCAGATAAAAATGACTCAAAAGAAATCTTTCAACTAATAAAATCAGTTGGAACTCTTGATTTAAACTCCCAATACCTCTATTTACTCCAAACAACTCACTTTCAAAATACATGTAGCGTTGCCATTTACAATGAAAAAATTGTTGGTTTTGTTTCAGGATATATCATTCCTGATGATAAAGAAACACTTTTTATTTGGCAAGTTGCTATTAGTAATGAAGTTAGAGGTCAAAATCTAGCTATGAAAATTATCTTAGATATATTTAATAAAAACAACACATCTAACAATATTAAATATATTTTATCTACGGTATCTCCAAGTAATAAAGCATCTCAAAGAGTTTTTGAAAAAATTGCCATTAAACTTAATACAAAAATTGAAAATAAAACACTTTTTTCAATAGATGATTTTTTTGATGCACATGAAGAAGAGATTCAATATTTAATTGGACCAATAAATAACTAA
- the ectB gene encoding diaminobutyrate--2-oxoglutarate transaminase — protein sequence MRIFENLESEVRGYIRSFPTIFKKAKGAILTDEQGVDYIDFFAGAGTLNYGHNNEHISKALIEYLQEDGIVHGLDMATVAKKEFLQTFESHILKPRNLEYKIQFTGPTGTNAVETALKLARLVKGRSNIIAFTNGYHGLSQGSLAVTGNNEYRDESYISRTNATFMPFDGYFGDMNTLSYFRKFLSDGSSGVDLPAAVILETIQGEGGINVASKEWLQELEAICREFDILLIIDDIQVGNGRSGDFFSFEFAGINPDMVTLSKSIGGGLPMAILLFKPHLDQWKPGEHTGTFRGNNLAFVASKVSLEQYWQNDNISKAVKYKEKILKDYLEKIASKYKDDYEIEVRGRGLAYGFEIKNDSSMASDLSSYSFQEQLIVETCGSLGQVVKFLPPLLIDEELLLEGLKRFEKAVDKLIVERKNNLKGEF from the coding sequence ATGAGAATATTTGAAAATTTAGAATCAGAAGTAAGAGGATATATTAGAAGTTTTCCAACTATATTTAAAAAAGCAAAAGGTGCTATTTTAACAGATGAACAAGGAGTTGATTATATCGACTTTTTTGCAGGAGCTGGGACATTAAATTATGGACATAATAATGAACATATTAGCAAAGCATTGATTGAATATTTACAAGAAGATGGAATTGTTCATGGTCTTGATATGGCAACAGTAGCAAAAAAAGAGTTTTTACAAACTTTTGAAAGTCACATTTTAAAACCAAGAAATCTTGAATACAAAATCCAATTTACAGGACCAACAGGAACAAATGCTGTTGAAACAGCACTTAAACTTGCACGTCTTGTAAAAGGAAGAAGTAATATTATAGCTTTTACAAATGGTTATCATGGATTATCTCAAGGTTCACTAGCAGTTACAGGGAATAATGAATATAGAGATGAGAGTTATATTAGTAGAACAAATGCAACTTTTATGCCATTTGATGGCTATTTTGGAGATATGAACACACTTAGCTATTTTAGAAAATTTTTAAGTGATGGAAGTAGTGGTGTTGATTTACCAGCGGCTGTGATACTTGAAACTATTCAAGGAGAAGGTGGGATAAATGTTGCTTCAAAAGAGTGGTTACAAGAACTAGAAGCTATTTGTAGAGAGTTTGATATTTTATTAATTATTGATGATATTCAAGTAGGGAATGGAAGAAGTGGAGATTTTTTCTCTTTTGAATTTGCGGGAATAAATCCTGATATGGTAACTCTTTCCAAATCTATTGGAGGAGGTCTTCCAATGGCAATTTTATTATTTAAACCACACTTAGACCAATGGAAACCAGGAGAACACACTGGAACTTTTAGAGGAAATAATCTAGCTTTTGTTGCTTCAAAAGTATCACTTGAACAATATTGGCAAAATGACAATATTTCAAAAGCAGTGAAATATAAAGAAAAAATATTAAAAGATTATTTAGAAAAAATTGCTTCAAAATATAAAGATGATTATGAAATAGAAGTTAGAGGAAGAGGATTAGCCTATGGATTTGAAATTAAAAATGACTCTTCAATGGCAAGTGATTTATCAAGTTACTCTTTTCAAGAACAACTAATAGTTGAAACTTGTGGAAGTTTAGGACAAGTTGTAAAATTTTTACCCCCATTATTAATAGATGAAGAGTTACTTTTAGAGGGTTTAAAAAGATTTGAGAAAGCTGTTGATAAACTAATTGTTGAAAGAAAAAACAACTTAAAAGGAGAGTTTTAA
- a CDS encoding ectoine synthase, which translates to MIIKDIKKDVIGTSKEVFAKDNQWISRRMLLKDEGMGFSFHETIIKANTKTHIHYKNHLEAVYCVSGDGKIEDLKTGEIHNIYDGVMYALNNNDEHYLYGGNVDMRLICVFNPPLTGTENHDENGVYPLVN; encoded by the coding sequence ATGATAATAAAAGATATAAAAAAAGATGTAATTGGAACTTCAAAAGAGGTATTTGCAAAAGATAATCAATGGATTAGTAGAAGAATGCTTTTAAAAGATGAAGGTATGGGGTTTTCTTTTCACGAAACAATCATAAAAGCTAATACAAAAACTCATATTCACTATAAAAATCATTTAGAAGCTGTTTATTGTGTAAGTGGTGATGGGAAAATTGAAGATCTGAAAACAGGTGAAATTCATAATATTTATGATGGAGTTATGTATGCCTTAAATAACAATGATGAACACTATTTATATGGAGGAAATGTGGATATGAGACTAATTTGTGTTTTTAATCCACCACTTACGGGAACAGAAAATCATGATGAAAATGGTGTTTATCCATTAGTTAATTAA
- a CDS encoding phytanoyl-CoA dioxygenase family protein translates to MKDLYPSRGNEEKIIKRIDKTVYSEIKVGKYSLDEKELKIYEKNGFIILPNIFDEKELKKYKQELKILEQNEKLKQKEEYISEPEDNKLRTIFNQHLFSRIYKKLSKDSRILDKVKQILGSEVYIHHGRINVKRAYRGKSFPWHSDFETWHSEDGLPNCRCLSTWIMLTDNTQFNGPLYLIKESHKKFVSCKGVTPKDNYKKSLKKQEYGVPSINAIKELSKNDKLVAALGKAGTLVLHDGNILHGSADNISPEDRTNIFFVYNSVKNTPVKPFASKTPRADFLCLKDFKALK, encoded by the coding sequence ATGAAAGATTTATATCCATCAAGAGGAAATGAAGAAAAAATAATAAAAAGAATTGATAAAACAGTATATTCAGAAATTAAAGTTGGAAAATACTCTTTAGATGAAAAAGAACTCAAAATTTATGAAAAAAATGGTTTTATCATTTTGCCAAATATCTTTGATGAAAAAGAACTAAAAAAATATAAACAAGAGTTGAAAATTTTAGAGCAAAATGAAAAACTTAAACAAAAAGAAGAATATATTTCTGAACCAGAAGATAATAAATTAAGAACCATTTTTAATCAACATCTATTTAGTAGAATCTATAAAAAATTATCAAAAGATTCAAGGATTTTGGACAAAGTAAAACAAATATTAGGTAGTGAAGTATATATTCATCACGGAAGAATAAATGTCAAAAGAGCTTATAGAGGAAAATCTTTCCCTTGGCATAGTGATTTTGAAACTTGGCATAGTGAAGATGGATTACCAAATTGTAGATGTTTATCTACTTGGATAATGCTTACTGATAATACACAATTTAATGGTCCTTTATATCTAATCAAAGAAAGCCATAAAAAATTTGTTTCTTGTAAAGGGGTCACACCAAAAGATAATTATAAGAAATCTTTAAAAAAACAAGAATATGGAGTTCCAAGTATCAATGCAATAAAAGAGTTATCAAAAAATGATAAATTAGTTGCAGCCCTTGGAAAAGCAGGAACATTAGTTTTACATGATGGAAATATTCTTCATGGAAGTGCTGATAATATATCTCCTGAAGATAGAACAAACATTTTTTTTGTTTATAATAGTGTAAAAAATACTCCTGTTAAACCTTTTGCCTCAAAAACTCCAAGAGCAGACTTTTTATGTTTAAAAGATTTTAAGGCTTTAAAGTAA
- the folE gene encoding GTP cyclohydrolase I FolE, which yields MAKEVEFENAVKTILTHIGEDITREGLIDTPSRVRKAFEFMCSGYNQNPKEIIEKALFTSTNDEMVVVKDIEFYSFCEHHMLPIIGKAHVAYIPNGKVVGLSKIPRVVDVFARRLQIQEQMTEQICDALNEYLKPKGVAVMIDARHMCMEMRGVEKICSTTVTSALRGLFKSNKKTKDEFLSIVSNSLHK from the coding sequence ATGGCTAAAGAAGTTGAATTTGAAAATGCAGTAAAAACAATTCTTACGCATATTGGAGAAGATATTACTAGAGAAGGTCTAATTGATACTCCAAGTCGTGTTAGAAAAGCTTTTGAATTTATGTGTAGTGGATATAACCAAAATCCAAAAGAGATAATAGAAAAAGCACTTTTTACTTCAACAAATGATGAAATGGTAGTAGTAAAGGATATTGAATTTTACTCTTTTTGTGAACATCATATGTTACCAATAATTGGAAAAGCTCACGTTGCATATATTCCAAATGGAAAAGTTGTTGGACTTTCAAAAATACCAAGAGTTGTAGATGTTTTTGCAAGAAGATTACAAATACAAGAACAAATGACAGAACAAATTTGTGATGCATTAAATGAGTATTTAAAACCAAAAGGTGTTGCAGTTATGATTGATGCAAGACATATGTGTATGGAAATGAGAGGAGTTGAAAAAATTTGTTCAACGACTGTGACTTCTGCTCTTAGAGGACTTTTTAAATCTAATAAAAAAACTAAAGATGAGTTTTTATCAATAGTTTCTAATTCTTTACATAAATAA
- the corA gene encoding magnesium/cobalt transporter CorA produces the protein MINCYVKKGNRLTVIEGIEFLDSTEDKNSVIWIDMLLPTIDEIRAVENLFDMKFPTKQESEEIELSSRYWEENNRIEINSYFLINDNKSAFNETVSFILQGALLISVRYKKLESFNTFTKKLLISPREFKTGYSIFCQIIDIRIDADADTIENLSKEITKIRKHVFTDYSNDDEEILEKISTFEDLNMKIRENLTDKQRILNSLLKSQKFVDDKNELPIMLKDIKSLIDHTNFNFERLDYLQNIFIGILSIEQNKVIKIFTIVNVIFLPPTLIASIYGMNFEFIPELHWEYGYVFSIIFMIIASITPILIFKKKGWI, from the coding sequence TTGATTAATTGTTATGTAAAAAAAGGAAATAGACTTACTGTAATTGAAGGAATAGAGTTTCTTGATTCTACAGAAGATAAAAATAGTGTAATTTGGATAGATATGCTTTTACCAACAATTGATGAGATAAGAGCAGTTGAAAACTTATTTGATATGAAATTTCCTACAAAACAAGAGAGTGAAGAGATTGAGCTGAGTTCGAGATATTGGGAAGAAAATAATAGAATAGAGATAAACAGTTACTTCTTGATAAATGATAATAAATCAGCTTTCAATGAAACAGTATCTTTTATTTTACAAGGTGCACTTTTAATCTCAGTTAGATATAAAAAGTTAGAGAGTTTTAATACTTTTACTAAAAAACTTTTGATATCTCCAAGAGAATTTAAAACAGGTTATTCAATTTTTTGTCAAATTATTGATATTAGAATTGATGCTGATGCGGATACAATTGAGAATTTATCTAAAGAGATTACAAAAATTAGAAAACACGTATTTACAGATTATTCAAATGATGATGAAGAGATTCTTGAAAAAATCTCTACTTTTGAAGATTTGAATATGAAAATTAGAGAAAATTTAACAGATAAACAAAGAATTTTAAACTCTTTATTAAAATCTCAAAAATTTGTTGATGATAAAAATGAATTACCAATTATGTTAAAAGATATTAAGTCGTTAATCGACCATACAAATTTTAATTTTGAGAGACTTGATTATTTACAAAATATCTTTATTGGTATATTAAGTATTGAGCAAAATAAAGTTATAAAAATCTTTACTATTGTAAATGTTATATTTCTTCCACCTACATTGATAGCAAGTATTTATGGTATGAACTTTGAGTTTATTCCTGAACTTCATTGGGAATATGGATATGTCTTCTCAATAATATTTATGATAATTGCATCAATAACTCCTATTTTAATATTTAAAAAGAAGGGTTGGATTTAG
- a CDS encoding type II secretion system F family protein, giving the protein MKKYKIRYQNDKEVEEFILETFNLSNEKLPKNIVEIEECTKSFIFEFKRKKRLDEKKLNLLFYELNLMLQSNINISDALDILIKNKKDKNLIEFLTTIKFSLSNGKPVEENLEKFKLNQLITSFLKISQENGNITLNIKALSKLLKESIEIKKSFYKAISYPIILVISFFISLFTIFNFVIPKFKVLFSQTQAELPLATKILLEIQYFFENYSSYFLIFLSFIIIFIILIYKKNDKFRYFLDKFLVEKIVLIKDIYLNMQLYKLFLVIDIMLKSNYEFHKAFISSKILLKNKYLLDKIYIIDSLLQNGKSINDSFLRTQIFDDIVLNLINTGEISNSLSITIDEIKKIYKNRFNDKMNLLISLIQPTFLVMIMGLILWIVLAIFMPIWDMENMINI; this is encoded by the coding sequence ATGAAAAAGTATAAAATAAGATATCAAAATGATAAAGAGGTAGAGGAGTTTATTTTAGAAACTTTCAATTTATCAAATGAAAAATTACCTAAAAATATTGTTGAAATAGAAGAGTGTACAAAGAGTTTTATTTTTGAATTTAAAAGAAAAAAAAGATTAGATGAAAAAAAATTAAATCTGCTTTTTTATGAATTAAATTTGATGCTTCAATCAAATATAAATATTTCAGATGCCTTAGATATTTTGATAAAAAATAAAAAAGATAAAAATTTGATTGAATTTCTAACAACAATAAAATTTTCTTTATCAAATGGAAAACCAGTAGAAGAAAACTTAGAAAAATTTAAACTAAATCAACTAATAACATCTTTTTTAAAAATATCACAAGAAAATGGAAATATAACTTTAAATATAAAAGCTCTGAGTAAACTATTGAAAGAAAGTATCGAAATTAAAAAAAGTTTTTATAAAGCTATTTCATATCCTATTATTTTAGTAATTAGTTTTTTTATCTCTTTATTTACAATATTCAATTTTGTAATACCTAAATTTAAAGTGCTTTTTTCCCAAACACAAGCTGAGTTGCCACTAGCAACAAAAATATTATTAGAAATTCAATATTTTTTTGAAAACTACTCTTCTTATTTCCTTATTTTTTTATCTTTTATTATAATTTTTATAATATTAATTTATAAAAAAAATGATAAGTTTAGATATTTTTTGGATAAATTTCTTGTAGAAAAAATTGTTTTAATAAAAGATATTTATCTAAATATGCAACTTTATAAACTCTTTTTAGTGATTGATATAATGCTTAAATCTAATTATGAATTTCACAAAGCTTTTATTTCTTCAAAAATTTTATTAAAAAACAAATATCTATTAGATAAAATATATATAATTGATAGTTTATTACAAAATGGAAAAAGTATCAATGACTCTTTTTTAAGAACACAAATATTTGATGATATAGTTTTAAATCTAATAAATACAGGAGAGATTTCAAACTCTTTGAGTATTACAATAGATGAAATAAAAAAGATTTATAAAAATAGATTTAATGATAAAATGAATTTACTAATATCTTTAATCCAACCCACATTTTTAGTAATGATTATGGGGTTGATTCTTTGGATAGTATTGGCAATATTTATGCCTATTTGGGATATGGAAAATATGATAAACATTTAA
- a CDS encoding GspE/PulE family protein has protein sequence MKTILKNLIDYSLFEKYDKEYFIKNKIVPIFEDNIYLKVAICRASNLNSIKDDFSKLISFEEIDELELLFILANLNRKISLYSLAKKSIFQNSFEKYVNRFLDELLLFSIEVRASDIHIEKYKNLVIFKFRVDGKLKTFFTFQGEFFRFISSYIKLISNLDMTMIRLPMDGRFSLNIENKKYDFRVSTMPTLEAESIVLRILDNKNIDKNLQTLGLSFDLLEILKKSLKLTQGLILISGPTGSGKTTTLYSILKELNSEEKKIITVEDPIEYKIDSICQVPINQKIGLSFEVVLKNILRQDPDIIFIGEIRDKFSLDIALQASLTGHLVIASIHSNSAIETISRLIDLQADPFLISTTLKLIMAQRLVLNYCKYCGSSGCVKCNFTRFYDRSCIAEILEIDEEISSLIFRKASIKEFKEYLKSVNFKTILDDGKNKVKENLTSLEEVYKVVTY, from the coding sequence ATGAAAACTATTTTGAAAAATTTAATTGACTATTCTTTATTTGAAAAATATGATAAAGAGTATTTTATAAAAAATAAAATAGTTCCTATTTTTGAGGATAATATCTATTTAAAAGTTGCAATTTGTAGAGCTTCAAATCTAAATAGTATAAAAGATGATTTTAGTAAATTGATAAGTTTTGAAGAGATAGACGAACTTGAATTACTTTTTATTTTAGCAAATCTAAATAGAAAAATATCCCTTTATTCTCTTGCAAAAAAATCTATTTTTCAAAATAGTTTTGAAAAATATGTAAATAGATTTTTAGATGAGTTATTACTCTTTTCTATTGAAGTAAGAGCTAGTGATATTCATATTGAAAAATATAAAAATTTAGTAATATTCAAATTTAGAGTTGATGGTAAGTTGAAAACTTTTTTTACATTTCAAGGTGAATTTTTTAGATTTATATCTTCTTATATAAAACTTATTTCAAATTTAGATATGACAATGATACGTCTTCCAATGGATGGTCGTTTTTCTTTAAATATTGAAAATAAAAAATATGATTTTAGAGTTTCAACTATGCCAACACTTGAAGCTGAATCCATAGTTTTAAGAATATTAGACAATAAAAATATAGATAAAAATCTACAAACTTTGGGATTATCTTTTGATTTATTAGAAATTTTAAAAAAAAGTTTGAAATTAACACAAGGGTTGATTTTAATCTCTGGACCAACAGGAAGTGGTAAAACTACAACTTTATACTCAATTTTAAAAGAGTTAAATAGTGAAGAAAAAAAGATAATCACAGTAGAAGACCCAATAGAGTATAAAATAGATTCAATTTGTCAAGTTCCTATAAATCAGAAAATTGGGCTAAGTTTTGAAGTTGTATTAAAAAATATTTTGAGACAGGATCCAGACATTATATTTATTGGAGAAATTAGAGATAAATTTTCTTTAGATATTGCCCTTCAAGCCTCGTTAACAGGTCATTTAGTAATTGCAAGTATTCACAGCAATAGTGCAATTGAAACTATTTCAAGATTGATTGATTTACAAGCAGACCCTTTTTTGATTTCAACAACTTTAAAACTTATTATGGCTCAAAGATTAGTATTGAACTATTGTAAATATTGTGGTTCAAGTGGTTGTGTAAAATGTAATTTTACTAGATTTTATGACAGGTCTTGTATTGCAGAGATTTTAGAAATTGATGAAGAGATTTCATCTTTGATTTTTAGAAAAGCTTCAATAAAAGAGTTTAAAGAGTATTTAAAGAGTGTAAATTTTAAAACTATTTTAGATGATGGAAAAAATAAAGTAAAAGAGAATTTAACCTCACTCGAAGAGGTATATAAGGTGGTTACTTATTAA
- the era gene encoding GTPase Era translates to MTKCGYVSVVGRPNAGKSSLLNWLVGEKIAMVSHKANATRKRSNIIVMHNSDQIIFVDTPGIHETEKLLNQFMLEEALKAMGDCDLILYLAPVTDKISYYEDFLLKNKKNVKHILLLTKIDFVTNEQIIEKMKEYEQFSDKYECIIPVSIKKQTKQSDILNNVVKYLPVHPYLFDPEIITTEHLRDIFKEFIRESIFENISDEIPYETDVMINKVEEKSNVDVVKATIIVQKDTQKGMIIGKGATAIKRIGRDARVKIEKLTGKKCYLELFVSIKKGWTKNKDGLKELGYDINS, encoded by the coding sequence ATGACAAAATGCGGATATGTTTCAGTTGTTGGGAGACCAAATGCTGGAAAAAGTTCTCTTTTAAATTGGCTTGTTGGTGAAAAAATTGCTATGGTATCACATAAAGCAAACGCAACAAGAAAAAGATCAAATATAATAGTTATGCATAATAGTGATCAAATTATATTTGTTGATACTCCAGGAATTCATGAAACAGAAAAACTTTTAAATCAATTTATGCTTGAAGAAGCTTTAAAAGCTATGGGTGATTGTGATTTAATATTATATTTAGCTCCTGTTACAGATAAAATCTCTTATTATGAAGATTTTTTATTAAAAAATAAAAAAAATGTAAAACATATTTTATTACTTACAAAAATAGATTTTGTTACAAATGAACAAATTATCGAAAAGATGAAAGAATATGAACAATTTTCTGATAAATATGAGTGTATTATTCCTGTATCTATAAAAAAACAGACTAAACAATCTGATATATTGAATAATGTAGTTAAATATTTACCTGTTCATCCATATTTATTTGACCCTGAAATTATTACAACAGAACATTTAAGAGATATTTTTAAAGAGTTTATTAGAGAATCAATTTTTGAAAATATTAGTGATGAAATTCCTTATGAAACAGATGTTATGATAAATAAAGTTGAAGAAAAAAGCAATGTAGATGTAGTAAAAGCAACAATAATTGTACAAAAAGATACTCAAAAAGGTATGATTATTGGTAAAGGTGCAACTGCAATAAAAAGAATTGGAAGAGATGCTAGAGTTAAAATAGAAAAATTAACTGGTAAAAAATGTTATCTTGAACTTTTTGTTTCAATTAAAAAAGGTTGGACAAAAAATAAAGATGGATTAAAAGAGTTAGGTTACGATATAAATTCTTAA